The following DNA comes from bacterium.
CGTTCGAACCAGAAACACAAGCCGAAGAAGAAGAGTCGACTTATCCCGAGCCCGAACGACGAGTACTTCCTATACCAGACGCTGCTTGGCGTCCTGCCACCGGGCGCGGAGCCGGATGAAGATTTCGTCGAGCGCGTTCGCGACTACGCCATCAAGTCCGTTCGCGAGGCCAAGGAACACACCGCATGGCTGCGGCCGGACGATGACTACGAGCAGGCCTACTCCTCATTCATCCAGAAGATTCTCGAGCCACGGAAGAACAACTCGTTCCTGAAGAGTTTCATGCCGTTTGCCCGCAAGGTCCAGTTCTACGGCGCGCTGAATTCGCTGTCGCAGACCTTGCTGAAGATCGCGAGTCCCGGTGTTCCGGACTTCTATCAGGGCTCGGAACTGTGGGACCTGAATCTGGTCGATCCGGACAATCGCCGGCCGGTGGACTTTGAAGTTCGCCAGGCGATGCTAAAGGATATCGTGCGCAAGTCCGCCACGAAGTGCGGCAAGTTCGCGCGCGAGTTGATGGACTCGTACGCTGATGGGCGCGTGAAGATGTTCGTCACACACCGTGCCTTGAAGGCGCGTTCGGAGAATGCGGAACTCTTCCAACGCGGGCGGTACATGCCGTGTCGCCTGAGCGGCGAGCAACGCAACCGCCTCGTTGTCTTCACGCGCGAGTTGGAAGGCGTAACGATGCTGGTCATCGCGCCGCGCTTCTTCACGCAGATCGTGGATGAAGGTCAGGCACCGGTTGGCGAAGCCGTTTGGCAGAATACAATGATTGCGTTACCAGATGGCGCTCCGAAGCGATGGCGCGACGCGATGACCAGCGCGGACATCAAGGTCGAGGGCAAGCTGCCGGTCGGGCAGGCGCTGGAGAACTTCCCCGTCGCGCTGCTGATCGGCGAATCGATCTAGCGCCGCCGCTTGCCACCGGTCTTGCGAATCTCGCGGCGCATTTCGGTGATCTGTGCCTGGCGTTTGGCAACATTCTCCAACTCGTCGCGCAACTGTCGATAGCTGTGCAGTCGCGCCGGATCCAGGCGGCCTTCTTCAATTGCCAATCGCACGGCGCAGCCCGGTTCGGACTCGTGATCGCAGTTGCGGAACTGGCATTGCTCCGCCAGCTCAACGATCTCGGGGAATACTTCATCGAGCCCCATGTCTTCCGTGACCCAGAGCTGGACCTCGCGCAGGCCCGGGGAATCGATCAAGACGCCGCCTTCTGGAAACAGTATCATCTCACGCTGCGTGGTCGTGTGACGGCCTCGGCCGTCGGCCTCGCGCACTTCCGCCACGCGCTGATGTTCCGAGCCGATCAGTCGGTTGATGATCGTGGACTTTCCCGCGCCGCTGGAGCCGACGAAGATCGCCGTCTCGCCCTGGCCGAGGTACTGGCGCAGATCGAGGATGCCGCGTCCTTCCGTGGCGGAGGTCACGTGGATCGGCGCATCCGGGGCGGCCGATTTCGCTTCCATCCCTTCGGCTTCGAGACGCTCTTCGTTAACAAGATCCGCCTTGTTGAGCACCACGACCGGGCGCGCGCCGCACTCCTCAACCAACACGAGGTAGCGTTCCAGGCGCCGGAGATTATAGTCCTCCGTCAGTCCCATCACGATGAAGACCGTGGTGACGTTTGCGGCCAGCATCTGCTCGCGTGTGCGAACGCCTGCAACCTTACGTGACAGGCGCGTGCGGCGGGGGAGGACTTCCTGGATGCGAAAAATGGGGTCGTGTTCGCGGCGGGAGAGCGCTACCCAGTCGCCAACGACCGGGAGTTCCGCGAGCGATTCCGCCGTGTGGCGCAGGTAACCCTTGATGCGCCCGACGACGTGTCCTTCTTCGGTCAGCACATCGTACTGACCTTTGTGACGTACTGCAATGCGGCCGGGCAGGTGCCCCTTCGCCTGATGCGGTGCAAAGGCTTCCGCCCAGCCGTCATCCCAACCGAGTTCAATCAGATTCACTGCCGTCTCCTGTGACGCGGGCCGCGCCGGGACCGGCAGAATTTCGCCAGAACCTTGCGGCCATCAATGAGCGTAGGGCGGTTCCTGCGGCGAACCGGCCGGCCTTTCCACCAGTTCCGTCAGCACCCCGCCCATATCTTTCGGGTGCATGAAGCAAACGAGACTTCCTGCGTGGCCGTGGCGCGGCGCCTCGGAGAGCGCGCGACGCCCCTGGGACTTCAGCGCGTCCATCGCTGCCGCCACATCGTCCACGCGATAGGCGACATGATGCATTCCGTAGCCGCGCTTCTCGATGAACTTGCCGACGGGCGAATCGGGGCCCGTTGCCTGCAGCAGTTCCAGGCATGTCTCGCCGCACTGGATCATCACGACCTTGACGCCTTGCTCCTTCACTTCCTCGATCGGCCCGACATTGGTCAGTCCGCATCCCTTGTAGGATTCGATCGCGGCGTCCAGGTCCTCGACGGCAATTCCAATATGGTCCACAAACTTCAGCATAACATCCTCCGGGAATATGCTCACTCCGGCGGAACTCTGCCGCCGTCGGCGCGGGCGTGGCAATGGCAAACGCGACTGAATATCCTTGGCGATGGGCCATAACGAGTATAGGGTCCCTGCAGTGGCCGACCAAAAGGAAACCGCAATGGAACACACAATCCGCCCCGAAGACGTCACCCCCGAGGATGAGCAGCGCGTTCACGATCGGCTGGACGAGAAAATGGCGAGCGCCGGCGAGGCCATCGGCGGCAGCGTCGGGCG
Coding sequences within:
- the rsgA gene encoding ribosome small subunit-dependent GTPase A, which produces MNLIELGWDDGWAEAFAPHQAKGHLPGRIAVRHKGQYDVLTEEGHVVGRIKGYLRHTAESLAELPVVGDWVALSRREHDPIFRIQEVLPRRTRLSRKVAGVRTREQMLAANVTTVFIVMGLTEDYNLRRLERYLVLVEECGARPVVVLNKADLVNEERLEAEGMEAKSAAPDAPIHVTSATEGRGILDLRQYLGQGETAIFVGSSGAGKSTIINRLIGSEHQRVAEVREADGRGRHTTTQREMILFPEGGVLIDSPGLREVQLWVTEDMGLDEVFPEIVELAEQCQFRNCDHESEPGCAVRLAIEEGRLDPARLHSYRQLRDELENVAKRQAQITEMRREIRKTGGKRRR
- the mce gene encoding methylmalonyl-CoA epimerase — translated: MLKFVDHIGIAVEDLDAAIESYKGCGLTNVGPIEEVKEQGVKVVMIQCGETCLELLQATGPDSPVGKFIEKRGYGMHHVAYRVDDVAAAMDALKSQGRRALSEAPRHGHAGSLVCFMHPKDMGGVLTELVERPAGSPQEPPYAH